cttgtCTCTCCGAAGACGTCGTTGGATGTGTAGCAACTGTCTGGTGAATCCTCAAAGACGATGAAAGAGTCCTCAGATTCACAGTCCGATGTTCTCCGCAGTTTAGGACAGTCGTTGAAGACGATTTGGAAGGAATCCTCACTCTCTACGGAACCAGGAAGGAACCGCCCAGAGACTTCATCGAAAAACTCCTTTTCGGTTTGCTTTGGTGTCTCAACGGGACGCTGAGTGAAATGCATGACGTATTTCTCCAAACAACCCATAGATGGTGAGTTTTCTACGCTGGAAAAATCATCAATATTGATCTCGTTTGCAAAACGTAAGTCATCTTCGATACTCTTCCTCATTTTCGACTTCATACGCTTACTGCAAGTGCGATTGGGGTTCTTAAAACGCTTATCCTTCACTTTTGTTGGTGTTTTAACTTTAGGCAGTTCCTTAACTTCCTCGGTTTGCTGTACGGTGACCGGTTCAGGCTCAACGGTGGTCTTTTTCTTCTTACGTTCAGCCAGCAGTGCCTTCAACTTACTAAGCTTATCTTCGCAGGACGACACCAGCTCCTCTTTACTATTAACTAATTTACTTGCATTAACGGTATCTTCAGGTACGTTAGCCACAATTTCAGTGGTCTCACAGACTGTAGGAACCTCGGGAACAGGGGTGGGACCTCTCATCTCCGTCTTCACCTTAGGACTGTCAACCTCATGGAAAAACTGGTCATGGAAGCATACGGGGCTCGAGTATTGGATGTAAGAGTCGTTTGCAAGGCTTTCAAAGTCTTCTGGTGAAAATGCATCTTCAAAATTGTCTTCTACGGAGCTGGCTTCAACAAATACACGTTTAGGCCGTCTCCGGGAGCGATAGGTGGTTGGTGGCGTGGAGACAGGCTTGCTGCCCAGGAGAAGGCGGACCTGCTCGATCTTATTTTGACAGTGAGCGACCGCCGTCCTACAGTCAACCATGTCTGGCGCGAGTTCGCTACACTTTTCATCCGAAATCTTCTCATCgggtaacattttattttcatccaCGCGTTTGGCTGGCTGCCACAGCGACGGTGGCGCCATCTGGGCCGGTGGCTGAGTAACCAGGTCCGGCGACCTGAGTCTACTAAAGACTGCGTTCGAAATCACGTTTACAACGCCAGAAAGAAAACTCGTAATACCTGACAGTGGAGAATAATCAGCTTCGATATTATGCATGTTGTTCTCAGTATTCACATCAATATGTTTATCTAATTTCGATTTAGGCGCCATTTTTTCCTCAGTGATAATTGTGTCCGCTAAATTTTTCATCAACGGATCCGGAATCAGATGAAGGTTGTTCAAGAAAAGGTCTTCGCCGAACGCGGATCTCATTTCTTTCTTTGTTTCTGTACTGTAGTTGGCAATGGAATAATGCATGGGTCTGAAATCGGTGCGCTTATCGCGCCAATTCTGagtaaaattcattttttttttgttactattttctATACACTTGTAAACTAGATCACAGACACATTTTCACTCACGCACACATTGTTGAGACTCTAAAATCCTTAACAATATCTGGAGAAGGCCGATGGACGAATCTGCAACGCTTACTATAGTTCTCAAAAGATTTCAAGGGAATATCTCTCGGGGAAAACCACACACGGTCACGGATCGAAATCGAGTCGGTTCTACACACTGATGAAGATTTATCTCCGCAAATCAACACGTCTGTGTTCGAAAAAGTAGTTGTACACTTGTTTTTGTTggaataataaacttttttgggCTCCATTGTGACGAATATAACTCGAAAATAATACACGTCTCTATAGTTCAGccattttgtgaaaaatatgagaatgacagataaaaatattgcttttgttGTCCTTGCGCCTCTAGTGATGTACTGAGTTGACCATAAATATCGATTAAACTGATATCGATTTCTCACACACTGTATTATGAATCGAGATTTCAAAAATTATGGAAATATGAATTATGTCCAACTAATACAGCAATATTTTGGTAGACAGTGTAGAtactattacaatattttaaattacaattactaCTACAACCATGTGTATAAAAGAAGTAGGTTTACTTCTTcaagtttaataattttgtttttgctatttGAAAGGTGTACTCGTGTAGCTACCCAGTTCAACTAATGTAAGCATGACATAATATGTAGATCAGGTAATAGAGAGGAATAtttaattctattctattctattctatttttgtatatGGCAATCCGTGTCGATGTCAATTTCGACAATTAGTCCAGCACGACGAAtaagtttcaaataattttatcataacACACAAACTGTGGAGGTAGTCTTTTATTCATTTGTAGAATCTTTTTGGACCTAgtgagtgttttgttttttagacAACATCACAAGGAAAGGAACAATATCttataatcaaaataaacactTCCTTGAATTCTCTAGTAATATTGAGTTATTCAACTACTCGATCGTAAATGTTACCTATCCAccgattttagatttatttttcgaGTAACTTTTAtcgattataatattaaaataccatAGACAATTTATCGCCACCCGTGCCCTTGGACATGTTTTCCTTTTCTGATGCAATAGTTCGTTCTTGATGACGCATGATCTGTTCTTCATaacagctaaaaataaatatgattcgCTGCACACAACAATAACAAACGTTCTTATTGGCTAACATTGTCTGCTGTTGCTTGATTGGTCAATAAGTTTATCGTAGTGCTGTGACTAAGAAATGGGGACATCCGTCGGGGATTTTACAAAACCAGAATGTCCTATAGGAGTCTAGAAGTTAccagaattaaataattaatgttttttagtCTGGTGTGAATAGGTCGCGTTTCTAGGTAGTATTTTTTGTGATCTACCGA
This region of Helicoverpa armigera isolate CAAS_96S chromosome 29, ASM3070526v1, whole genome shotgun sequence genomic DNA includes:
- the LOC110381391 gene encoding uncharacterized protein LOC110381391, whose product is MNFTQNWRDKRTDFRPMHYSIANYSTETKKEMRSAFGEDLFLNNLHLIPDPLMKNLADTIITEEKMAPKSKLDKHIDVNTENNMHNIEADYSPLSGITSFLSGVVNVISNAVFSRLRSPDLVTQPPAQMAPPSLWQPAKRVDENKMLPDEKISDEKCSELAPDMVDCRTAVAHCQNKIEQVRLLLGSKPVSTPPTTYRSRRRPKRVFVEASSVEDNFEDAFSPEDFESLANDSYIQYSSPVCFHDQFFHEVDSPKVKTEMRGPTPVPEVPTVCETTEIVANVPEDTVNASKLVNSKEELVSSCEDKLSKLKALLAERKKKKTTVEPEPVTVQQTEEVKELPKVKTPTKVKDKRFKNPNRTCSKRMKSKMRKSIEDDLRFANEINIDDFSSVENSPSMGCLEKYVMHFTQRPVETPKQTEKEFFDEVSGRFLPGSVESEDSFQIVFNDCPKLRRTSDCESEDSFIVFEDSPDSCYTSNDVFGETSDDDDEYDSDSDVSQSGDSGCGDYQFNLAASLSKSVCNLTDASLYADTGADEVDFVDDTAVSQPEDVETEDLKTGLLIDDRKKHQRKGLPPKRVQFSSAPPKVHVLRVWAFAARQARAGHWERYALDRDRFKRRIADVEVAVSWVLRPQHRSRIMFQRFMPWWNRLKREELAEKREREERAKLQELEERAKQEELDERAKQEEVALEDVTEERAKEQEPVEDVTQEERAKRKELPVEVRAKQGTVDEVTEQSKSVGLGITSPIDKIDDSCLKSPLDGAENTIDNIKTPEENSKNDSKSLCKKNLEIIPVNDKLLILKTDVTQAIDT